Proteins encoded by one window of Paenibacillus urinalis:
- a CDS encoding KinB-signaling pathway activation protein, producing the protein MNLRKWFYLFWRTLCVGGIASLITGFILTTGDYVSSGTADYLLYLVILFGSGMMISLYSQLGFFAYLILNYMGRGTFSQKTWTYIQLALTALALLELMFFRIFMNEGNGASDLILGIIILLTAVVTAYFKVRATNNHALIPTLFFMIALTIVETIGVLSIGDHSATAFTVIPLLACNTYQILMLHRIAPASSDASSNHTADSKPVGGKTSSMNTSVN; encoded by the coding sequence TATTTTGGCGAACCTTATGTGTCGGGGGAATTGCTTCACTGATTACAGGCTTTATTCTTACGACCGGTGATTATGTATCCTCAGGAACAGCGGATTATCTTTTGTATCTGGTTATTCTGTTCGGCTCGGGCATGATGATCAGCTTGTACTCACAGCTTGGTTTTTTTGCTTATTTGATCTTGAACTATATGGGACGAGGCACCTTTTCTCAAAAAACATGGACTTATATTCAGCTTGCCTTAACAGCCCTTGCCTTGCTCGAATTAATGTTTTTCCGGATATTCATGAACGAAGGAAATGGAGCATCGGACCTTATCCTCGGCATCATTATTCTATTGACCGCTGTTGTAACCGCTTATTTTAAAGTGAGAGCTACCAATAATCATGCCCTTATACCGACATTATTTTTCATGATTGCATTGACAATTGTTGAGACAATCGGAGTGCTTAGCATAGGGGATCATTCAGCTACTGCCTTTACCGTTATTCCACTTCTGGCCTGCAATACATATCAAATTCTAATGCTGCACCGCATTGCACCAGCGTCAAGTGACGCATCAAGCAATCATACGGCAGACAGTAAGCCGGTCGGAGGGAAGACATCAAGCATGAATACGTCTGTAAATTGA